The Porphyrobacter sp. LM 6 sequence AAGCGGCTGCCTCGGCCGAATAAGGAGCGACTGAACCATGGCACATAAGAAAGCAGGCGGTTCGTCGCGTAACGGTCGTGATTCGGCCGGTCGTCGCCTTGGCGTGAAGAAGTTCGGCGGTCAGGAAGTGATCGGCGGCAACATTATTATCCGTCAGCGCGGCACCCGCGTGTACCCGGGCGTGAACGTGGGCATGGGCAAGGACCATACCCTCTATGCGCTCGATGCCGGCGTGGTGCGATTCCACTCGGGCAAGCTCGGCCGCAAATACGTCAGCGTAGACGCGATGGCCGAAGCCGCAGAGTAAGCGGACGATTCGATAAAGGGATCGTCCGGTAAGGACGGTCCCGGTCGGTGAAAGACCGACCACTTGAGGGAGACAGGACCGTCCTCACCAGAGGGGGTCCGTCTCCCTTTTTGCATTCTCCCTCGAAAAACCGCGGAATTCCAAAGGTTCGCGGCAATGAAAGTGTCACGCGCTGTCGCTAGTGGCAGCGCGGGGCGAGGTAGGGAGAACGCTTGTGTTCCATCGCAGCGAAAGACTGTTCCTGAGACCCGCTTTCCCCGAGGATTGCGGCGCGATTCTCGCAGGGATCGGCGACGAGGGCATCGTGCGCAATCTTGCGCGCGCGCCGTGGCCCTATCGTATCGATGATGCGCGCGCCTTTGCCGCGCTCCCGCAGGATACGCGCCTGCCGCACTTCCTCGTCACGATCCCCGGCAAGGGCGTGATCGGCAGCGCCGGAATGGGCGAGCATGACGGCCAGCCCGAGCTCGGCTACTGGATCGCGCGCGAGCATTGGGGGCGCGGCTACGCCACCGAAGCGGCGGGCGCGGTGCTCAAGATCGCGCGCACGCTCGGCCACCGCCGCGTGGTTGCGGGCCACTTCATCGACAATCCGGCATCGGGCAAGGTCCTGAGGAAGCTCGGCTTTGCGCCCACCGGACAGATCGCCAAGCGCCACAGCCTGGCGCGCGGAGGCATGGTCGATTCGGTCGAATATGCGCTCGATCTGGAGGCTGACATGGACCCGGCCACCTTCGCCCGCGCCGCCTGAGCGGGGCGGGCGGGGGTGCGGCTTGTTCGCACCTGCAAAAGCGACTAGGGGCAAGGCCGTATGGTTCAGCGCAAGAGGTTAACGCCCGAGGAATCGCGCAGCTCGGCGCTGGAGGCAGCGCGCGCGCTGCTGATCGAGACGGGGCCGCAGTCGGTAACCCTGAAGGCGGTCGCCGGGCGGATCGGGCGTACCCATGCCAATCTGCTGCACCACTTCGGATCGGCCTCGGGGCTCCAAAAGGCCCTCGCCGAACATCTTGCGCGCACCGTGTGCGAGACCATCATCGAAGCCGTTCGCGCCAGCCGCGCAGGCCTTGGCAGCCCGCGCGAGGTGGTCGATCTCGCTTTCGATGCCTTCGACCGCGAGGGTGCGGGCGCCCTCACCAGCTGGATGCTGCTGACCGGCAACGAGGATGCGCTCGATCCGATCATCTCGACCATTCACGAGCTTGTCGATGAACTCGCGCCGGGCGAAGCCGATCACGCCAGCGGCGACCAGCGGATCCACCGCGACACGCTGACCCTGGTGCTGATGGCGCTGGGCGATGCGCTGATCGGCGGGGCGCTGGCGAAGTCGCTTGGCTTGCCGCGTGATGCGGCGCGCGAACGCGCCTCGGACATGCTCGAAGCGAGCCTCGCCGAACAGCTACAGGCCTAGTTTTCGGCCGGAAGCACGCCTGCGCGCTGCCATTCGGGCAGGCTGGCAGGATCGAGGCTCTCCACCCGCAGGTGATCGATGGCAAGGCCAAGCTCGGGATAGGCCGTCAAGCGCCGCGCTTCGTCCGATGCTGCCAGCGGCACCACCACCAGCCGGCGATTGACCTTCTGCCGCCAGTTCATCCGCGCGGTGTTCTCCTGCCCGACATAGCAGCCCTTGGTGAAGCTCACGCCGTTGAGCTCGACCGCATTGGTCTCGAGCCACAGGATATCGCCCAGCTCGGCCCGCCCCTCGGGCACGCCGAGCGACAGGCGGTGCGCCGTCCACGTGGAATCGGCGCTTTCGCCTTGCGGTGCGCCGAGCCAGCGGTGGCCGAGCGCGGCGAGGCGCGGATCGGGGAGGGCGCTGCCATGCGGGACAAGGCTCCAGTGGACGCCCAGCGCCTCGTCACGCGCAATCGCGATTCTGCGGCGCAGGCGATACATCGACAGGCGCTTCACCAACTCGTCGGCATGGGCGGCCTCGCAATCGAGCAGCAGATCGGCTCCATCGCCCCAGACCAGAAAATCGAACATGTGCTTGCCCTGCGCGCTCAGCAGCGCGGCATAGCAGGGCAGCGGGCCCTTCACGTCATTGGTGACGAGGCCTTGCAGGAAGGCAGCAACATCCTCGCTCTCGTCGAGCGGGGAGAGGCGGATCAGCGCGCGGGATGTGAGAAGGCTTGCACTCATGCGTGACAGATAGGGCGGCACGTGGCTAAGGGGAAGGCATGACCGACCGCCTCACGATCCGCCGCCCCGACGACTGGCACCTCCATTTCCGCGATGGCGCGGTGATGCAAGATGTTGTGCCCTATACGGCCCGGCAATTCGCGCGGGCGATTGTAATGCCCAATCTCACCCCGCCGGTGACCACGACCGAACTGGGCGCGGCCTATCGCGACCGTATCCGCGCCGCCGTGCCGGAAGGCGAGCGGTTCGAGCCGCTGATGACCTGCTATCTCACCGACAACACCGACGCAGATGATCTGGCGCGCGGCGCGGGCGAAGGGGTGTTCACCGCCGCCAAGATGTATCCCGCCAACGCCACCACCAATTCGGCGGCGGGGGTGACCAATGTCGAGAAGCTCTATCCGGTGCTTGCGCGGATGGAGGCAGAAGACATCGTGCTGTGCATCCACGGCGAGGTGACCGATCATTCGGTCGACGTGTTCGACCGCGAAAAAGAATTCATCGAGAGGCACTTGCGCGGCATTGTTGCCGCCTTCCCGAAGCTGCGGATCGTGTTCGAACACATCACCACCGCCGACGCGGTGGACTTCGTGATGGCGGCGGGCGCGAATGTCGCGGCGACGATCACCCCGCAGCATCTCCACATCAACCGCAACGCCATGCTGGTGGGCGGGATCCAGCCGCACAATTACTGCCTGCCGGTCGCCAAGCGCGAGACGCACCGCCTAGCCCTGCGCGCGGCGGCGACGAGCGGGAGCGCCAAGTTCTTCCTCGGCACCGATTCCGCGCCGCATCTCAGGAAGGACAAGGAAAGCGCCTGCGGCTGTGCGGGGATCTTCGGCGCGCCCTATGCGCTCGAAAGCTATATCACCGTGTTCGACGAGGAAGGCGCGCTCGACAAGTTCGAAGGCTTCGCCTCGCTCCACGGCCCGGCGTTCTACAAGTTGCCGGTCAATGAAGACAGGGTGACGCTGGAGCGTGCCGAAGTGGCTGTGCCGCCCGTTCTGCACGTGACCGGCGAGGAAATCGTCCCCTGGCACGCCGGGCAGACGCTGGGGTGGAAGTTCCTCGGCTAAGCGCCGCGCCGCTTGGCCCAGAGGTCGAAGACGAAAATCGCCACTGCTACCCAGATCAGCACGAAGCTCGCCAGCTTGGCGGGCGCGAGCGGCTGGTGGAACACGAACAGGCCGAGGAAAAACACGATCGTGGGCGAAAGATACTGGATGAAGCCCAGCGTCGAATAATCCATCCGCCGCGCGGCGATAGCGAACAGCAGCAGCGGCACTGCGGTGACGACGCCCGAGAAGATGATCAGCCCGCTCATCCACGCATCCTGCCCGAAGGCTGAACCTGCCGGGCTCAGCGCATA is a genomic window containing:
- a CDS encoding TetR/AcrR family transcriptional regulator produces the protein MVQRKRLTPEESRSSALEAARALLIETGPQSVTLKAVAGRIGRTHANLLHHFGSASGLQKALAEHLARTVCETIIEAVRASRAGLGSPREVVDLAFDAFDREGAGALTSWMLLTGNEDALDPIISTIHELVDELAPGEADHASGDQRIHRDTLTLVLMALGDALIGGALAKSLGLPRDAARERASDMLEASLAEQLQA
- the ygfZ gene encoding CAF17-like 4Fe-4S cluster assembly/insertion protein YgfZ, which codes for MSASLLTSRALIRLSPLDESEDVAAFLQGLVTNDVKGPLPCYAALLSAQGKHMFDFLVWGDGADLLLDCEAAHADELVKRLSMYRLRRRIAIARDEALGVHWSLVPHGSALPDPRLAALGHRWLGAPQGESADSTWTAHRLSLGVPEGRAELGDILWLETNAVELNGVSFTKGCYVGQENTARMNWRQKVNRRLVVVPLAASDEARRLTAYPELGLAIDHLRVESLDPASLPEWQRAGVLPAEN
- the rpmA gene encoding 50S ribosomal protein L27 produces the protein MAHKKAGGSSRNGRDSAGRRLGVKKFGGQEVIGGNIIIRQRGTRVYPGVNVGMGKDHTLYALDAGVVRFHSGKLGRKYVSVDAMAEAAE
- a CDS encoding GNAT family N-acetyltransferase; translation: MFHRSERLFLRPAFPEDCGAILAGIGDEGIVRNLARAPWPYRIDDARAFAALPQDTRLPHFLVTIPGKGVIGSAGMGEHDGQPELGYWIAREHWGRGYATEAAGAVLKIARTLGHRRVVAGHFIDNPASGKVLRKLGFAPTGQIAKRHSLARGGMVDSVEYALDLEADMDPATFARAA
- the pyrC gene encoding dihydroorotase, coding for MTDRLTIRRPDDWHLHFRDGAVMQDVVPYTARQFARAIVMPNLTPPVTTTELGAAYRDRIRAAVPEGERFEPLMTCYLTDNTDADDLARGAGEGVFTAAKMYPANATTNSAAGVTNVEKLYPVLARMEAEDIVLCIHGEVTDHSVDVFDREKEFIERHLRGIVAAFPKLRIVFEHITTADAVDFVMAAGANVAATITPQHLHINRNAMLVGGIQPHNYCLPVAKRETHRLALRAAATSGSAKFFLGTDSAPHLRKDKESACGCAGIFGAPYALESYITVFDEEGALDKFEGFASLHGPAFYKLPVNEDRVTLERAEVAVPPVLHVTGEEIVPWHAGQTLGWKFLG